In Streptomyces sp. NBC_00448, the following are encoded in one genomic region:
- a CDS encoding diacylglycerol kinase family protein has translation MSAHVPAGHPLLVVIDPAARATDGESVRIAKDVLCAGAASVKMAFPESAEEAERALAHRGRRHLVLLGDDAALLRTVNALRRERTLHDSPLSVVPIGPRSTLVRALGVPVQVPAAARAVLDGVERELDLLVDESGGIVLGTLSLPCGTPVAHTAAHWWTPVEKTARSLVRTLTSPIPVNGNPPPRRQRLRVEADGVLLADLDEPVHEVSVRPAPTGLAEIFVRRTPGSAQVRARARTITVSGRDFRYRADSAITGPVRSRTWTVEPSAWRLTVPR, from the coding sequence GTGTCGGCTCACGTCCCGGCCGGGCATCCCCTGCTCGTGGTCATCGACCCCGCCGCACGCGCCACCGACGGCGAATCCGTCCGGATCGCCAAGGATGTGCTGTGTGCGGGCGCGGCCTCCGTGAAGATGGCGTTCCCCGAGTCCGCCGAGGAGGCCGAGCGGGCGCTCGCCCATCGCGGCCGGCGCCATCTGGTGCTGCTGGGCGACGACGCGGCCCTGCTGCGCACGGTCAACGCGCTGCGGCGCGAGCGCACCCTGCACGACTCCCCGCTGTCGGTGGTGCCGATCGGGCCGCGCTCCACGCTGGTGCGCGCGCTGGGGGTGCCGGTGCAGGTGCCCGCGGCGGCCCGCGCGGTGCTCGACGGCGTGGAGCGCGAGTTGGACCTGCTGGTCGACGAGAGCGGCGGCATCGTGCTCGGCACGCTCAGCCTGCCGTGCGGCACACCGGTCGCGCACACCGCCGCGCACTGGTGGACGCCGGTGGAGAAGACCGCCCGCTCCCTGGTGCGCACGCTCACCTCACCGATCCCGGTCAACGGCAATCCGCCGCCGCGCCGCCAGCGGCTGCGGGTCGAGGCCGACGGAGTGCTGCTCGCCGACCTGGACGAGCCGGTGCACGAGGTGTCGGTGCGGCCCGCGCCCACCGGGCTCGCCGAGATCTTCGTCCGCCGCACCCCGGGCTCCGCGCAGGTGCGCGCCCGGGCACGCACCATCACCGTCTCCGGCCGCGACTTCCGCTACCGGGCCGACTCGGCGATCACCGGTCCGGTGCGGTCGCGTACGTGGACGGTGGAGCCGTCGGCATGGCGGCTGACGGTGCCGCGGTAG
- a CDS encoding adenylosuccinate synthase, which yields MPALVLLGAQWGDEGKGKATDLLGGSVDYVVRYQGGNNAGHTVVVGDQKYALHLLPSGILSPGCVPVIGNGVVVDPKVLLSELSGLNERGVDTSKLLISGNAHLITPYHQTIDKVTERFLGNRKIGTTGRGIGPAYADKINRVGIRVQDLFDESILQQKVEAALQDKNQILVKIFNRRAITTEQVVEEYLGYAAQIKDFVADTTLVLNNALDAGKVVLMEGGQGTLLDVDHGTYPFVTSSNPTSGGACTGSGVGPTKITRVIGILKAYTTRVGSGPFPTELLDEDGDKLRTIGREFGVTTGRDRRCGWFDAVIARYATRVNGLTDFFLTKLDILTGWERIPVCVAYEVDGRRVDELPYSQSDFHHAKPIYEYLPGWSEDITGAKSLADLPKNARDYVKALEEMSGAPISAIGVGPGRDETIEINSFL from the coding sequence GTGCCCGCACTTGTGCTGCTCGGTGCTCAGTGGGGTGACGAGGGCAAGGGGAAGGCCACCGACCTGCTCGGTGGCTCAGTGGACTACGTGGTGCGTTACCAGGGCGGTAACAACGCCGGTCACACGGTCGTCGTCGGCGACCAGAAGTACGCACTGCATCTGCTCCCCTCCGGAATCCTGTCACCGGGCTGTGTCCCGGTGATCGGCAACGGTGTCGTCGTCGACCCGAAGGTCCTGCTCTCCGAGCTGAGCGGACTCAACGAGCGCGGCGTCGACACGTCCAAACTGCTGATCAGCGGCAACGCCCATCTGATCACGCCGTACCACCAGACCATCGACAAGGTGACCGAGCGCTTCCTGGGCAACCGGAAGATCGGCACCACGGGCCGCGGCATCGGGCCGGCCTACGCGGACAAGATCAACCGGGTCGGCATCCGGGTGCAGGACCTCTTCGACGAATCGATCCTTCAGCAGAAGGTCGAGGCCGCGCTCCAGGACAAGAACCAGATCCTGGTCAAGATCTTCAACCGGCGGGCCATCACGACCGAACAGGTCGTCGAGGAGTACCTCGGCTACGCGGCGCAGATCAAGGACTTCGTCGCCGACACCACGCTGGTGCTGAACAACGCGCTGGACGCCGGCAAGGTCGTACTCATGGAAGGCGGGCAGGGCACGCTCCTGGACGTCGATCACGGCACCTACCCCTTCGTCACCTCGTCGAACCCGACGTCCGGCGGTGCCTGCACCGGCAGCGGTGTCGGCCCCACCAAGATCACCCGGGTGATCGGTATCCTCAAGGCGTACACAACGCGTGTGGGCTCCGGACCGTTCCCCACCGAGCTGCTGGACGAGGACGGCGACAAGCTCCGCACCATCGGACGCGAGTTCGGCGTCACCACCGGGCGCGACCGTCGCTGCGGCTGGTTCGACGCGGTGATCGCCCGTTACGCGACCCGGGTCAACGGCCTCACCGACTTCTTCCTCACCAAGCTGGACATCCTCACCGGCTGGGAGCGTATCCCGGTCTGCGTGGCCTACGAGGTCGACGGCCGCCGGGTGGACGAACTCCCCTACAGCCAGAGCGACTTCCACCACGCCAAGCCGATCTACGAGTACCTGCCCGGCTGGTCGGAGGACATCACCGGCGCCAAGTCCCTCGCCGATCTGCCGAAGAACGCGCGGGACTACGTGAAGGCGCTGGAGGAGATGTCGGGCGCGCCGATCTCGGCGATCGGGGTCGGCCCCGGCCGGGACGAGACGATCGAGATCAACTCCTTCCTCTGA